In Nocardioides palaemonis, a single genomic region encodes these proteins:
- a CDS encoding ArsA family ATPase, producing MKLTPPTLDVDALLDDRGTGIIVCCGSGGVGKTTTSAALALRAAERGRKVVVLTIDPARRLAQAMGIEQLDNTPRPVSGLRPRRGRKGGSLDAMMLDMKRTFDEVVESQASPEKARQILDNPFYVALSSSFAGTQEYMAMEKLGQLHRQAQADGSYDLIVVDTPPSRSALDFLDAPERLSSFLDGRFIRLLLAPAKGPARLMTAGLSVVTNALTKVLGAQVLRDMQTFVAAFDTLFGGFRQRAEQTFALLQADGTAFVVVAAPEPDALREAAYFVDRLTDDAMPLAGLVVNRVTPDPRTTLSAEEAIAAADRLTAADSASLSAGLLRLHADRVRIIERERHLRERFAASHPAVATAAVPALAGDVHDLDGLRTIGERLARQG from the coding sequence ATGAAGCTCACCCCGCCCACGCTCGACGTCGACGCGCTCCTCGACGACCGCGGCACCGGCATCATCGTGTGCTGCGGCTCCGGCGGCGTCGGCAAGACCACGACGTCGGCGGCGCTCGCGCTGCGCGCCGCCGAGCGCGGCCGCAAGGTCGTGGTGCTCACGATCGACCCCGCGCGACGACTGGCGCAGGCGATGGGGATCGAGCAGCTCGACAACACGCCGCGGCCGGTGTCCGGCCTACGCCCGAGGCGCGGGCGCAAGGGCGGGTCGCTCGACGCGATGATGCTCGACATGAAGCGCACCTTCGACGAGGTGGTCGAGAGCCAGGCCAGCCCGGAGAAGGCGCGCCAGATCCTCGACAACCCGTTCTACGTCGCGCTGTCGAGCTCGTTCGCCGGGACCCAGGAGTACATGGCGATGGAGAAGCTCGGCCAGCTCCACCGCCAGGCGCAGGCCGACGGCTCCTACGACCTGATCGTCGTCGACACGCCGCCGTCGCGCTCGGCGCTCGACTTCCTCGACGCCCCCGAGCGGCTCTCGAGCTTCCTCGACGGCCGCTTCATCCGGCTGCTGCTCGCGCCGGCCAAGGGCCCGGCGCGGCTGATGACGGCCGGGCTGTCGGTGGTCACCAACGCGCTGACCAAGGTGCTCGGGGCGCAGGTGCTGCGCGACATGCAGACCTTCGTCGCGGCCTTCGACACCCTCTTCGGCGGCTTCCGCCAGCGCGCGGAGCAGACGTTCGCGCTGCTCCAGGCCGACGGCACCGCGTTCGTCGTCGTCGCCGCTCCCGAGCCGGACGCGCTGCGGGAGGCGGCGTACTTCGTGGACCGGCTGACCGACGACGCCATGCCCCTCGCGGGGCTGGTGGTCAACCGGGTCACCCCCGACCCGCGCACGACGCTGTCGGCGGAGGAGGCGATCGCGGCGGCCGACCGCCTGACGGCGGCCGACTCGGCGTCGCTGTCGGCGGGGCTGCTGCGCCTGCACGCCGATCGCGTGCGGATCATCGAGCGCGAGCGACACCTGCGCGAGCGGTTCGCCGCGTCGCACCCGGCGGTGGCGACGGCGGCCGTCCCGGCCCTGGCCGGCGACGTCCACGACCTCGACGGCCTGCGGACGATCGGCGAGCGCCTGGCCCGCCAGGGCTGA
- a CDS encoding WhiB family transcriptional regulator, translating to MWVEDWASRAACKGDTPDALFVRGAEQNKAKQVCAGCPVRTECLAEALDNQIEWGVWGGMTERERRALLRRRPGSSWRSILETARTKVEGPSVNA from the coding sequence ATGTGGGTCGAGGACTGGGCATCGCGCGCCGCATGCAAGGGTGACACGCCGGACGCTCTCTTCGTGCGTGGCGCCGAGCAGAACAAGGCCAAGCAGGTCTGCGCCGGGTGCCCCGTGCGCACCGAGTGCCTCGCCGAGGCCCTGGACAACCAGATCGAGTGGGGTGTCTGGGGCGGCATGACCGAGCGGGAGCGCCGCGCGCTGCTCCGCCGCCGCCCGGGCTCGTCGTGGCGCAGCATCCTCGAGACCGCCCGCACCAAGGTCGAGGGCCCCTCCGTCAACGCCTGA
- a CDS encoding transglycosylase domain-containing protein, translated as MPSSPARRPGRPETGRIASHLAVMAAVAVVMGVLTACLAIPFAGLVGVAAKDVSKGMVNLPESLEAKDLSQKTTIVDVNGNVIASLYDQNRINVPLKQISRPMVKAIVAIEDYRFYEHGALDLKGTLRAFITNQANGGSVQGGSSITQQMVKQTLLYQAETEEQRKAATEETYARKIRELRYAIAFEKNHSKDWILERYLNIAYFGDGAFGVQSAARHFFSKNAKDLNLLEAATLAGLVKNPVGYDPVDNPERAESRRNVVLDRLAQLGVLTEKKAERLKNRPIAKTLKIENSPNGCQQSQAPFFCDYVVNWLLKDPVLGDTVKERRRTLNNGGLTIKTTVDLDMQKAADESVSSHVYPQDQAIGGLAMVEPGTGDVRALAQSRPMGKDKAAGQTYLNYVVPKEYGDANGFQAGSTFKAFVLASAINQGIPLSTTINSPQTMHFDDSDFETCDGPYAGDGNGWDPQNSTGFGSYNLYTGTQNSVNTFFAQLETRTGMCEPLALAKSMGVDVPQAQQVPSWILGVSDVDPLTMAQAYATFAARGLHCDPRPVTAVLDSQGQPLKEFSSQCEQVMPGATADAVNDILRGVMEGGFGSALQIDKPSAGKTGTTNDGRSVWFVGYTPKLAAAAMIAGANGEGQWLELEGQTIGGRPIYSASGSGFAGPVWGDAMGAIQDRIPYEDFQAPAGDEIAGVLTGVPDVSGQTVEAATAALQGSGFVVANGGEVSSEVGQGLVAYTSPEPGTSLSSGDTVTLYTSTGSVPPANNGGGKGKGRGRGGRG; from the coding sequence ATGCCTTCGTCTCCCGCACGCCGTCCCGGACGTCCCGAGACCGGCCGGATCGCCTCCCACCTCGCGGTGATGGCGGCCGTCGCGGTCGTGATGGGCGTCCTCACCGCCTGCCTCGCCATCCCCTTCGCGGGGCTGGTCGGAGTAGCGGCCAAGGACGTCTCCAAGGGAATGGTCAACCTGCCCGAGTCCCTCGAGGCGAAGGACCTGTCGCAGAAGACCACGATCGTCGACGTCAACGGCAACGTGATCGCGTCGCTCTACGACCAGAACCGGATCAACGTCCCCCTCAAGCAGATCTCGCGGCCCATGGTGAAGGCGATCGTCGCGATCGAGGACTACCGGTTCTACGAGCACGGCGCGCTCGACCTCAAGGGCACGCTGCGCGCGTTCATCACCAACCAGGCCAACGGCGGCTCGGTCCAGGGCGGCTCGTCGATCACCCAGCAGATGGTGAAGCAGACCCTGCTCTACCAGGCGGAGACCGAGGAGCAGCGCAAGGCGGCCACCGAGGAGACGTACGCCCGCAAGATCCGCGAGCTGCGCTACGCGATCGCCTTCGAGAAGAACCACTCCAAGGACTGGATCCTCGAGCGCTACCTCAACATCGCCTACTTCGGCGACGGCGCCTTCGGCGTCCAGTCCGCCGCGCGCCACTTCTTCTCCAAGAACGCCAAGGACCTCAACCTGCTCGAGGCGGCGACGCTCGCCGGACTGGTGAAGAACCCCGTCGGCTACGACCCGGTCGACAACCCCGAGCGCGCCGAGAGCCGCCGCAACGTCGTCCTCGACCGGCTCGCCCAGCTCGGCGTGCTGACCGAGAAGAAGGCCGAGCGGCTCAAGAATCGCCCGATCGCCAAGACGCTGAAGATCGAGAACTCGCCCAACGGGTGCCAGCAGTCCCAGGCGCCGTTCTTCTGCGACTACGTCGTCAACTGGCTGCTCAAGGACCCCGTCCTCGGCGACACGGTCAAGGAGCGCCGCCGCACGCTCAACAACGGCGGTCTCACCATCAAGACGACCGTCGACCTCGACATGCAGAAGGCGGCCGACGAGTCGGTCTCCAGCCACGTCTACCCGCAGGACCAGGCGATCGGCGGGCTGGCGATGGTCGAGCCCGGCACCGGTGACGTCCGTGCCCTCGCCCAGTCGCGCCCGATGGGCAAGGACAAGGCGGCCGGCCAGACCTACCTCAACTACGTGGTCCCCAAGGAGTACGGCGACGCCAACGGCTTCCAGGCCGGCTCGACGTTCAAGGCGTTCGTGCTCGCCTCCGCCATCAACCAGGGCATCCCGCTCAGCACCACCATCAACTCGCCGCAGACGATGCACTTCGACGACTCCGACTTCGAGACCTGCGACGGTCCCTACGCCGGCGACGGCAACGGCTGGGACCCGCAGAACTCCACCGGCTTCGGCAGCTACAACCTCTACACCGGCACCCAGAACTCGGTGAACACCTTCTTCGCCCAGCTCGAGACCCGCACCGGCATGTGCGAGCCGCTGGCGCTCGCCAAGTCGATGGGCGTCGACGTGCCGCAGGCCCAGCAGGTGCCGTCGTGGATCCTCGGCGTCTCCGACGTCGACCCGCTGACCATGGCCCAGGCCTACGCCACCTTCGCCGCCCGCGGCCTGCACTGCGACCCGCGTCCGGTGACCGCGGTGCTCGACTCGCAGGGCCAGCCGCTCAAGGAGTTCTCCTCGCAGTGCGAGCAGGTCATGCCGGGCGCCACGGCGGACGCGGTCAACGACATCCTCCGGGGCGTCATGGAGGGTGGCTTCGGCTCCGCGCTCCAGATCGACAAGCCGTCGGCCGGCAAGACCGGCACGACCAACGACGGCCGGTCGGTGTGGTTCGTCGGCTACACGCCCAAGCTCGCCGCCGCCGCGATGATCGCCGGTGCCAACGGCGAGGGCCAGTGGCTCGAGCTCGAGGGGCAGACCATCGGTGGACGACCCATCTACTCCGCCTCCGGGTCCGGCTTCGCCGGCCCGGTCTGGGGCGACGCGATGGGCGCGATCCAGGACCGCATCCCCTACGAGGACTTCCAGGCGCCGGCCGGCGACGAGATCGCCGGCGTGCTGACCGGCGTCCCCGACGTCTCCGGCCAGACGGTCGAGGCGGCCACCGCGGCGCTGCAGGGCTCCGGCTTCGTCGTCGCCAACGGCGGCGAGGTCAGCTCCGAGGTCGGCCAGGGGCTGGTGGCCTACACCTCGCCCGAGCCCGGCACCTCGCTGAGCAGTGGCGACACCGTCACCCTCTACACCTCGACCGGCTCCGTGCCGCCCGCCAACAACGGCGGCGGCAAGGGCAAGGGGCGCGGGCGCGGCGGACGGGGCTGA
- a CDS encoding GatB/YqeY domain-containing protein, with amino-acid sequence MSALKDRLRADLTTAIKARDELRSSTLRMVLTAITNAEVAGKEARELSDDDIIGVLSTEAKRRREAAVAFEEGGRAEMAAKEAAEGEVIADYLPAQLTEAEIADLVTAAIAQTGAAGEGMRAMGKVMGVVTPQVKGRADGGAVAAEVRKQLG; translated from the coding sequence ATGAGTGCTCTCAAGGACCGTCTCCGCGCCGACCTCACCACCGCCATCAAGGCGCGTGACGAGCTGCGCTCCTCGACGCTGCGGATGGTGCTGACCGCCATCACCAACGCCGAGGTCGCCGGCAAGGAGGCCCGCGAGCTCTCCGACGACGACATCATCGGCGTGCTGTCGACCGAGGCGAAGCGCCGCCGCGAGGCCGCGGTCGCGTTCGAGGAGGGTGGCCGCGCCGAGATGGCGGCCAAGGAGGCCGCCGAGGGCGAGGTGATCGCCGACTACCTCCCGGCCCAGCTCACCGAGGCCGAGATCGCCGACCTGGTCACCGCTGCCATCGCCCAGACCGGCGCGGCCGGCGAGGGCATGCGCGCGATGGGCAAGGTGATGGGCGTGGTGACCCCGCAGGTCAAGGGCCGCGCCGACGGCGGGGCCGTCGCCGCGGAGGTCCGCAAGCAGCTGGGCTGA
- a CDS encoding ArsA-related P-loop ATPase, which yields MTDWPKVRLHVVTGKGGTGKSTVAAALALALATSGRNVLLCEVEGRQGIARMFDVDPLPYEERRITKGAPDDTGRAGQVHALHIDPESALLEYLAMYYKLGRAGKALDRFGVIDFATTIAPGVRDVLLTGKVYEAVQRPRGTRGKDQITYDTVVLDAPPTGRICQFLGVNSELAGLAKVGPVKSQADKVMDLLRSPRTAVHLVTLLEEMPVQETSDGIAELREAGLPVGGVVVNLVRPRDLSPGALAQVREDRVEPTQVASDLSRAKVDVDAGLVESLIDEARDHAVRRRLEDEQRALVAEEGLPTYELPRIAGGIDRGALVELAQLLRKQGMA from the coding sequence GTGACCGACTGGCCGAAGGTGCGCCTGCACGTGGTGACCGGGAAGGGCGGGACCGGCAAGTCGACGGTCGCCGCGGCCCTCGCGCTGGCGCTCGCCACCTCGGGCCGCAACGTGCTGCTGTGCGAGGTCGAGGGCCGCCAGGGCATCGCCCGGATGTTCGACGTCGACCCCTTGCCCTACGAGGAGCGCCGGATCACCAAGGGCGCCCCCGACGACACCGGGCGCGCCGGCCAGGTCCACGCGCTGCACATCGACCCGGAGTCGGCGCTGCTGGAGTACCTCGCGATGTACTACAAGCTCGGCCGCGCCGGGAAGGCGCTCGACCGGTTCGGCGTCATCGACTTCGCCACCACCATCGCTCCCGGCGTGCGCGACGTGCTGCTCACCGGCAAGGTCTACGAGGCGGTGCAGCGCCCGCGCGGCACCCGCGGCAAGGACCAGATCACCTACGACACCGTCGTGCTCGACGCGCCGCCGACCGGCCGGATCTGTCAGTTCCTCGGCGTCAACTCCGAGCTCGCCGGGCTCGCGAAGGTCGGCCCGGTCAAGAGCCAGGCCGACAAGGTGATGGACCTGCTGCGCTCCCCGCGCACCGCCGTCCACCTCGTCACGCTGCTCGAGGAGATGCCCGTGCAGGAGACCTCCGACGGCATCGCCGAGCTCCGCGAGGCCGGCCTTCCCGTCGGCGGCGTCGTGGTCAACCTGGTCCGACCCCGCGACCTCAGCCCCGGCGCGCTCGCGCAGGTCCGCGAGGACCGGGTCGAGCCGACGCAGGTGGCCTCCGACCTCTCCCGCGCGAAGGTGGACGTCGATGCCGGACTCGTCGAGTCGCTCATCGACGAGGCCCGCGACCACGCCGTGCGCCGTCGGCTCGAGGACGAGCAGCGCGCCCTGGTCGCCGAGGAGGGCCTGCCCACCTACGAGCTGCCGCGGATCGCCGGCGGCATCGACCGCGGCGCGCTGGTCGAGCTCGCCCAGCTGCTGAGGAAGCAGGGCATGGCATGA
- a CDS encoding aspartate-semialdehyde dehydrogenase, producing MGVTIGIVGATGQVGVAMRQILLERQFPADRVRFFASSRSAGTVLPFGDREITVEDAETADPTGLDIALFSAGATTSRALVPRFVEAGVIVVDNSSAFRKDPDIPLVVSEVNPDAMASVIEAGRGIIANPNCTTMAAMPVLKPLHDEAGLTRLVVSTYQAVSGSGVAGVDELAHGVAEAGDKARELAYDGSAITFPEPVKYVEPIAYNVLPMAGSVVDDGLNETDEEQKLRNESRKILGIPDLRVSGICVRVPVFTGHSLAVNAEFARPMTPARAREILAGAEGVELDEVPTPLKAAGKDPSYVGRLRADEGVPDDRGLALFISNDNLRKGAALNTVQIAEIIAAGR from the coding sequence ATGGGCGTCACCATCGGCATCGTCGGTGCGACCGGGCAGGTCGGCGTCGCGATGCGCCAGATCCTGCTGGAGCGGCAGTTCCCCGCCGACCGGGTGCGCTTCTTCGCCTCCTCCCGCTCCGCCGGGACGGTGCTGCCCTTCGGCGACCGCGAGATCACGGTCGAGGACGCCGAGACCGCCGACCCGACGGGGCTCGACATCGCGCTGTTCTCCGCCGGCGCCACGACCTCCCGCGCGCTGGTGCCGAGGTTCGTCGAGGCCGGCGTGATCGTCGTCGACAACTCCAGCGCGTTCCGCAAGGACCCCGACATCCCGCTCGTCGTCTCCGAGGTCAACCCCGACGCGATGGCGTCGGTGATCGAGGCCGGGCGCGGCATCATCGCCAACCCCAACTGCACCACGATGGCCGCGATGCCGGTCCTCAAGCCCCTCCACGACGAGGCCGGCCTGACCCGGCTCGTGGTCTCGACCTACCAGGCCGTCTCCGGCTCCGGCGTGGCCGGCGTCGACGAGCTCGCCCACGGCGTGGCCGAGGCCGGCGACAAGGCGCGCGAGCTGGCCTACGACGGGTCGGCGATCACGTTCCCCGAGCCGGTGAAGTACGTCGAGCCGATCGCCTACAACGTGCTGCCGATGGCCGGCTCGGTCGTCGACGACGGGCTCAACGAGACCGACGAGGAGCAGAAGCTCCGCAACGAGTCGCGCAAGATCCTCGGCATCCCGGACCTCCGCGTCTCCGGCATCTGCGTGCGCGTCCCGGTCTTCACCGGCCACTCGCTCGCGGTCAACGCCGAGTTCGCGCGGCCGATGACCCCGGCCCGCGCCCGCGAGATCCTGGCCGGCGCCGAGGGCGTCGAGCTCGACGAGGTGCCGACCCCGCTCAAGGCGGCCGGCAAGGACCCGTCCTACGTCGGGCGGCTGCGCGCCGACGAGGGCGTGCCGGACGACCGCGGCCTGGCGCTGTTCATCAGCAACGACAACCTGCGCAAGGGCGCCGCGCTCAACACCGTGCAGATCGCGGAGATCATCGCGGCCGGGCGCTGA
- a CDS encoding dihydrofolate reductase family protein: MPLVRVSSFAISLDGYGAGEPQSFEAPFGHAGMKLHEWRFATWQPGAPNGVDALFGRQYDVGFGAEIMGANKFGPPGWQDDPDWRGWWGEDPPFHTPTYVLTHRPREPLEMDGGTTFHFLSTTPQDALAIAQEAAGDLDVRIGGGATTVRDFVAAGLVDHLHLAMVPIVLGRGTLLWDGLEGLEERFHVESVVAPSGVVHLSLTRRPADA; encoded by the coding sequence ATGCCGCTCGTGCGCGTGTCCAGCTTCGCGATCTCCCTCGACGGCTACGGCGCGGGCGAGCCGCAGTCGTTCGAGGCGCCCTTCGGCCACGCCGGCATGAAGCTGCACGAGTGGCGCTTCGCGACCTGGCAGCCCGGCGCGCCGAACGGCGTCGACGCGCTCTTCGGTCGGCAGTACGACGTCGGGTTCGGCGCCGAGATCATGGGCGCCAACAAGTTCGGCCCGCCCGGCTGGCAGGACGACCCCGACTGGCGCGGCTGGTGGGGCGAGGACCCGCCGTTCCACACCCCGACCTACGTCCTCACCCACCGTCCCCGCGAGCCGCTCGAGATGGACGGCGGCACCACCTTCCACTTCCTCAGCACCACGCCGCAGGACGCGCTGGCCATCGCGCAGGAGGCCGCCGGCGACCTCGACGTCCGGATCGGCGGCGGCGCGACGACGGTGCGCGACTTCGTCGCCGCGGGCCTCGTCGACCACCTGCACCTCGCGATGGTGCCGATCGTGCTGGGGCGCGGCACCCTGCTCTGGGACGGCCTCGAGGGCCTCGAGGAGCGGTTCCACGTCGAGTCCGTCGTCGCGCCGAGCGGCGTCGTGCACCTCAGCCTGACCCGTCGTCCCGCAGACGCCTGA
- a CDS encoding metallophosphoesterase yields MAFLPVLRRTATLGAAAGAGLAAYAAWEARQYTLRRVTVPLLPAGHAPLTVLHLSDIHMAPDQRAKQEWLRGLAALEPDLVVDTGDNLSHMRSVPVVTDALGALLDVPGVYVLGSNDYYSPGMRNPLRYLLPDTGRRNTSTPQLPWPELKERFGRAGWLDLTNGFGSLTVGGTRIAFVGVDDPHLEYDDLPRVAGPADPDADVRIAVTHAPYLRVLDQFAADGWDAIIAGHTHGGQVCLPTLDGRGRALTTNCDIEPARARGLHRHPADSSPGDPGSAWLHVSAGLGTNPYVRFRVACRPEATLLTLTSIA; encoded by the coding sequence ATGGCCTTCCTCCCAGTTCTGCGCCGCACGGCGACCCTGGGGGCGGCCGCCGGCGCCGGCCTCGCCGCGTACGCCGCCTGGGAGGCCCGGCAGTACACCCTGCGCCGGGTCACCGTGCCGCTGCTCCCGGCCGGCCACGCGCCGCTCACGGTGCTCCACCTCAGTGACATCCACATGGCTCCCGACCAGCGCGCCAAGCAGGAGTGGCTGCGCGGCCTCGCCGCGCTCGAGCCCGACCTGGTCGTCGACACCGGCGACAACCTCTCGCACATGCGGTCGGTGCCGGTCGTCACCGACGCGCTCGGCGCGCTGCTCGACGTGCCGGGGGTCTACGTCCTCGGCTCCAACGACTACTACTCCCCCGGCATGCGCAACCCGCTGCGCTACCTGCTCCCCGACACCGGGCGTCGCAACACCTCGACCCCCCAGCTGCCGTGGCCCGAGCTCAAGGAGCGCTTCGGCCGCGCTGGCTGGCTCGACCTCACCAACGGCTTCGGCTCGCTGACCGTCGGCGGCACCCGGATCGCGTTCGTCGGCGTCGACGACCCGCACCTGGAGTACGACGACCTGCCGCGCGTGGCCGGCCCCGCCGACCCGGACGCCGACGTCCGGATCGCGGTGACCCACGCGCCGTACCTCCGCGTCCTCGACCAGTTCGCCGCCGACGGCTGGGACGCGATCATCGCCGGACACACCCACGGCGGACAGGTGTGCCTGCCCACCCTCGACGGCCGCGGTCGGGCGCTCACCACCAACTGCGACATCGAGCCGGCCCGCGCGCGCGGCCTGCACCGCCACCCGGCCGACTCCTCGCCGGGCGACCCGGGCTCGGCGTGGCTGCACGTCTCCGCCGGCCTCGGCACCAACCCGTACGTCCGCTTCCGGGTCGCGTGCCGCCCCGAGGCGACGCTGCTGACCCTGACGTCCATCGCCTGA